A window of the Candidatus Nitrosotalea okcheonensis genome harbors these coding sequences:
- a CDS encoding tetratricopeptide repeat protein, whose product MEENISNLAKKGIQLMTEGGFEKASSHFDQAIIMQPSNPDLLNRKGISLRGLGRYDEAIECFNKSLQLDPRDLDAS is encoded by the coding sequence GTGGAAGAAAACATTTCAAACCTTGCCAAAAAAGGCATTCAGTTGATGACAGAGGGTGGTTTTGAGAAGGCATCAAGTCATTTTGATCAAGCAATAATAATGCAGCCAAGCAACCCGGATTTGCTCAACAGAAAAGGAATTTCCCTGCGCGGCCTGGGAAGATATGATGAGGCCATTGAATGTTTCAACAAGTCTCTCCAACTGGACCCAAGAGATTTAGACGCTTCTTGA
- the speB gene encoding agmatinase gives MSFLDLYMNRNPLITSPSEEGDVSAIVYGIPFDSTHSFRPGTRFGPDAVRQAFNNIEIFSTRFNVDLESVNIEDLGNTYHTVVATEVLDMIGKITTELAERNKQMIILGGEHLITYGTYMAFPKDTGYIVFDAHYDLRDEYADIKLSHAAYLRRIIEKRGAENIVHVGARSFVKEELAFKTEHKINVVTDKDIREGRGPKMVKDFMSTFDKIYVSIDLDVLDPAFAPGVGNPEAMGITSRELFDMIYALEGNTIRCMDIVELCPPYDNGATASVAAKLMSEVIAMNLSRK, from the coding sequence ATGAGTTTTCTTGACTTGTATATGAATCGGAATCCGTTGATAACAAGCCCTAGTGAAGAAGGAGATGTATCGGCAATAGTTTATGGAATTCCCTTTGACTCTACACATTCATTTAGGCCTGGAACAAGATTTGGTCCAGATGCAGTACGCCAGGCTTTTAACAATATTGAAATATTTTCAACAAGATTTAACGTAGATTTAGAAAGTGTCAATATCGAAGACCTTGGAAATACATATCATACAGTAGTTGCAACCGAAGTGCTCGACATGATTGGAAAGATAACAACTGAGCTTGCAGAAAGAAACAAGCAGATGATCATTTTAGGTGGAGAACATCTGATTACATATGGCACATACATGGCATTTCCAAAGGATACAGGTTACATAGTATTTGATGCCCATTATGATTTAAGAGATGAATATGCAGACATTAAGCTGAGCCATGCAGCATATCTTAGAAGAATCATCGAAAAACGCGGAGCTGAAAATATTGTCCATGTAGGTGCAAGATCATTTGTAAAAGAAGAGCTGGCATTCAAGACAGAACATAAGATAAACGTTGTAACAGACAAAGACATCAGAGAGGGCAGAGGACCAAAAATGGTCAAAGACTTTATGTCAACTTTTGACAAGATCTATGTCAGCATTGATTTGGATGTGCTAGACCCAGCATTTGCACCTGGGGTTGGGAATCCAGAGGCCATGGGAATAACATCACGAGAGTTATTTGACATGATATACGCATTAGAGGGTAACACTATAAGATGTATGGACATAGTTGAACTCTGTCCGCCATATGATAATGGTGCAACAGCCTCTGTTGCCGCAAAACTAATGTCTGAAGTCATAGCAATGAATTTATCCCGTAAGTAA
- a CDS encoding threonine--tRNA ligase — MRILQLHCDYIEYTPVKKEIKSAEEIDPQTKRLEEIVVAFVAVEELDNEVVAKKAIVEISESMQKIGCSKLLLYPYAHLSSKLASPTTALLLLQDMEKNAKGLEVHRAPFGWTKSYKLQVKGHPLAENSKTITAGEEKDSSSNALKAESKIISYWHILTPDGKLHDIDKFNFAKYQNLEVLAKYEAAKKRAVDEPPPHVKLMKKLAIADYEPASDAGNMRFYPNGRLMKSLIERYVTDKVMEYGGFEVETPIMYDSHHPSMESYFHRFPARQYSIDSEGKHLFLRFAACFGQFLMAKDFQLSYKNLPLKLYELTRYSFRREQSGELVGLRRLRAFTMPDCHAMCMDMNQAKEEFRKRFDLSRDVIKGLGIESEDYEMAIRFTEEFYNENKSLIEEIVAKIGKPVLVEMWKERFFYFVLKWEFNYVDNLGKASALSTDQIDVENGKRYNIEFMDDTNKPQSPIILHNSPSGAIERVIYTLLEKAAKDQREGRKPMFPLWLAPTQVRLIPVKPEFLDYCEKLADKLTENDIRVDVDDRNESVSKSIRDAETEWIRYIIVIGEKEVNSTTLSIRDRKSKDPHNLSVEEFITNIKEETKGKPFMRINMGRSMAKRPQIMV, encoded by the coding sequence ATGCGAATATTGCAGTTACATTGCGATTATATCGAATATACACCGGTAAAAAAGGAAATAAAATCTGCTGAGGAAATAGATCCTCAAACAAAACGCCTTGAAGAGATTGTGGTTGCATTTGTGGCAGTAGAAGAACTAGATAATGAAGTTGTTGCAAAAAAGGCAATAGTTGAAATCTCAGAATCCATGCAAAAAATTGGCTGTTCTAAATTATTGTTGTATCCTTATGCTCACTTGAGCTCAAAGCTTGCATCTCCCACCACTGCATTGCTTTTACTCCAAGATATGGAAAAAAACGCCAAAGGTCTGGAGGTGCATAGGGCACCATTTGGATGGACAAAATCGTATAAACTTCAGGTCAAAGGACACCCATTGGCTGAAAATTCTAAAACAATAACAGCTGGAGAAGAAAAAGACTCGTCATCAAATGCACTAAAAGCGGAATCCAAAATCATATCATATTGGCACATACTTACCCCTGATGGCAAACTGCATGACATTGACAAATTCAATTTTGCAAAATACCAAAATCTCGAAGTGTTGGCAAAATATGAAGCTGCTAAGAAAAGAGCAGTCGACGAGCCTCCGCCTCATGTAAAATTAATGAAAAAATTGGCAATCGCAGATTATGAACCTGCATCAGATGCTGGCAACATGAGGTTCTATCCAAATGGCAGGCTCATGAAATCTTTGATTGAACGATATGTCACAGACAAGGTAATGGAATATGGGGGGTTTGAAGTCGAGACTCCAATAATGTATGATTCACATCATCCTAGCATGGAAAGTTATTTTCACAGATTTCCGGCGCGACAGTATAGCATTGATTCAGAAGGAAAACACCTTTTCCTGAGATTTGCAGCATGTTTTGGTCAGTTCTTGATGGCAAAAGACTTTCAACTATCATACAAGAATCTGCCGTTAAAACTGTATGAGCTTACAAGGTATAGTTTCAGAAGGGAACAGTCTGGAGAACTTGTGGGGCTTAGAAGATTACGTGCCTTTACAATGCCTGATTGTCATGCCATGTGTATGGATATGAACCAAGCAAAAGAAGAGTTTAGAAAAAGATTTGATTTGTCACGTGATGTCATAAAAGGACTTGGCATTGAAAGCGAAGATTATGAAATGGCGATTCGATTTACCGAAGAGTTTTACAATGAAAATAAATCACTAATTGAAGAGATTGTGGCAAAGATTGGCAAGCCAGTGCTTGTTGAGATGTGGAAGGAGAGATTTTTCTACTTTGTACTAAAATGGGAATTTAACTATGTGGACAATCTCGGAAAAGCTTCTGCATTATCAACCGATCAAATTGATGTAGAAAATGGAAAAAGATACAACATTGAGTTCATGGATGACACCAACAAACCTCAGAGCCCAATAATTTTGCACAACTCTCCTAGCGGTGCAATTGAGAGAGTGATATACACGTTATTGGAGAAAGCAGCAAAGGACCAGAGAGAGGGAAGAAAGCCCATGTTCCCATTGTGGCTTGCCCCCACCCAAGTACGATTAATTCCTGTAAAACCCGAGTTTCTGGACTATTGTGAAAAACTTGCAGACAAACTCACAGAAAATGACATACGCGTAGATGTAGATGACAGAAATGAAAGCGTAAGTAAGAGTATCCGGGATGCAGAGACTGAATGGATACGATACATCATAGTCATCGGTGAAAAAGAAGTCAATTCTACTACTCTATCTATTAGGGATAGAAAGTCAAAAGATCCACATAATCTATCAGTTGAAGAATTCATCACAAACATCAAAGAAGAAACCAAGGGGAAACCTTTCATGAGAATAAACATGGGTCGAAGCATGGCAAAAAGGCCACAAATAATGGTCTGA